The following nucleotide sequence is from Mycobacterium sp. Z3061.
ATAGAGACCCTCGGGCGTGTTGATACCGATGTTGGGGCCGCCGGGGAAGAAGGGGTCGATATACATCGGCGGGATGCCCTGGATGTAGTCCGGGATCGGGATCGGGTAGCCACTGGCGCCCATGACCAGGGTGACGGCAGCTGCCGGGGCGGCGGCCACGTTGGTCAACAGCGACCGGATCGGCGAAATAGCTGAGTCCAGAGCGCCGGCAACGGCGTTGGCGATTTCGGTCTCCAGGTAGGCAAGGCCACCGCTGGTCAGCGCACGAGCGAACTGCGCGTGGAATTCCGCCGCCTGTCCCAGCACTGCCTGACCCTCGCGGCCGTAGGTGTCAAAGAGATTCGCGATGGCCGCTGATACTTCGTCAGCGGCCGCGGTCGCCAGGCCGATAGTCCCGGCGGCTGCACTCGCGTTGGCGGCGCCGATCGCACCGTGAACGTCCGCCAGGTCCGCCACGGCCGCTGAGATGAGATCCGGCTGCACGGTCAAATACGACATCGACCAATCCTTCGCATCGACGAAATACGCGATGTCGACGGCGCCAACTTGAAGCCCGAATTCCCGCCCGGCGCGGCCGATGCCGGTGAGCCTACATTGACGTCCGCGTCAATGTCGCAGTTCGGCGAGGGAAACTACCACTGCCGCAACGGCATTGCAGGGGCCTAAGCGCCGGTGAGGTCGCCGAGCACGTTGCCGAACGCGTCGGTGATGACCACGAACTCGAAGCCGGCGGCGAGTGTTCCGATCGCGACGTCAGCGGCGATCGGCTTGGCGAACGCATTGACCAAGCCGCCCACCGGATCACCGTTGACGGCCTGCTGAATCCCGTCCAGGAACAGGTTGACGTTGTAGGACGGAGCCGTGGTCAGCAGCGAGTTCACGATGTCCGCGGTCGGCAGCGCGACCGCGTAGGTGTCGGCGGCCGCGCTGGTGATGGCGGTGGTGATATTGGTGTTTGCGGACTTCAGCGCGTCGAAGAAGCTGTTCACCGGGGAGGCGGTCGCACCGGGCAATGCGAACGGCAGCGACAGGCCGCCGCCACCCGAGGGCACCAGGGCTGCCAGGCTGGCCGCCGACGGCAGCGCCGGGGCGCCGATAGCCTTCGTGAAGTTCTGGACACCTTGTCCCGCGAGAGCGATCTGGTCGCCGACGAAGTTCGTCGGGATCGGCGGCAGCGCTTCGAACGGAACGTGTACGTCGGCGTAGCCGGTGGTGTAGCCGTAGTGCGGGTCGCCGTAACCCCAGTTGACCAGGTAGGTCAGGTTGGGCTCGAGCAACGCCGCCAACGGTGTTCCGATCACCGGGATGGCCTTGATCGGCGACAGCAGCGGCAGACCCGGTTGCGTGATCATGTAGTAGTGGTCCCACGTGTTGCCCGGTGATACGGGCTGCTCGATGAGGCTGTAGCCCGGTGGCAGCGCGTTCGGGTTCAGGTCGGGGTAGTCGCCATGCACCGTCTGGATACCGAGGAACGCGTTGAGGTCCGCCAGGAAGTTGATCGGGTACCTGGGGAAGTCGGCGTAGCCGTCGTACTGCAGCGTGTACGTGGTGGTCGGGATGCCCGTGTTGGTCGGGGTGGGGCCGAAGAAGTCCAGGCCGAGGGCCGGCAGCGACAGCCCCGGGAAGCGTGCCAACAGCCCGCCGTTCGGGTTCATCGGGTTGCCCAGCAGGGTGAAGCTGAGCTCGTTCGGACCGGGCAACGTGCCCGCGGCGATCAGGTTGCGCAACTCGAGGGAGGAGAGGATGGCGCTCTGGGAGTAGCCGAGAACGGACACCGATTGTCCGCCGGTGCTGATCAATCCGTTGGGCCCGAACAACGCGTTGTCGAGGATCTCCACGCCACGCTGCGCCGACACGTTGAGGGTCAGGTCCTTGATCGCTGTCAGCGGATACAGGCCTTCCGGAGTGTTCAGCGGCAGCGACGGCGCGCCAGCGAGAAGGTTGTAGCCAGCGGTGATCCAGGGCTTTATGGAGGTCAGGTAGGACGGCGGCGGGATGGGCGTTCCGCTGCCGGCCATGATCAGCGCCGCGTCGTAGGGCCCGTAGGGCGACACCGGAACGGTTGTGATCTTGGTGCCTGGCCCACCCGGGACCGGTGCACCGAACAGCGACTGGACCGGGGCGAGCAATGGCTGCAGGGGAGCGAGCAGAGCCTCGATCGGGGAGGCGGCCGCGCCGAACCCGCCTGCACCGCCCAGAACCTGGGCCGCGTTCGCGATCTCCGCCTCGGCGTAGGTGAGACTGGCCGCGGCCAGGGCGCGGTTGAACTCCGCGTGGAACGCTGCCGCCTGTCCGATGACCTGCTGGTATTCCTGACCGAACGCTCCGAAGAGTTGCGCGGCGGCCGCCGAGATCTCGTCGGCCGCGGCGGCGGCCAGGCCGGTGGTCGGGCCCGCGGCGGCCGCGCTGGCCTCGGTGAGGGCGGTGCGGATTCCGGCCAGGTTCTCGGCGGCGGCGCTGATCAGTTGTGGTTGCGTCGTCAAATACGACATCTGCTAATCCCCTTCACGGCCAGGGCAATTTCAGGTGTCAGACTAGAACGGTCCGGCCGACCGCATTGTGCTTTTAGAAGCTAAATATTTTTGGGACGGTCAGTCTTCAGGGGATCAGGGACTGAATGTCCTGGAGGGTGTTCACGACCGCTTCGGTGAGCACCAGGAACTCCACCGCGCCGGCCACTGTGGCCAGACCAACGTCGGCTGCGATGGGCAGCCCGATCGCGTTGATCAGGTTGCCCTGCGCCAATTGCTGGGTGAACAGCGCCGCGTTGTAGGCGGGCAGCGAGGTCACCACGGACGTGGCGATATCGGCAGTGGGCAACAGGACGGCGTAGTTGGTCGCGGCGATCGATCCCACCGTGTTGGCGATCTGCTGCGGTGTCGGCAGTGCGGCCACCTTGGCCCCGATCTCGGTCGGCGACGGCAGCGCGAATGTCGGAGCAGTCACCGGCTGGCTGGCCATGGCCTGCAGGTCGGCGCTGAAGTGGTTGATGCCCTGCTGGGTTCCGTTGGCGAGGGCGTTGAACACGGTACCCGGGGCGACATCGGGGAACAGTCCGAACGGCGTCGGGAGGTCGGCCGGACTCGTGGAGTAGCCGTAGTTCGGGTCGCCGTAGCCGAGATTGACCAGCACCCTCATGTTCGGCTCGATCAGGTTGGCCAGCGGGTTGCCGATACCGGGTATGGCGCGCAGCGGTTGCAGCAGCGGCAGGTGCTCGGTCGGCAGGATGTAGTAGCTGGTGTTGCCGGTGTAGCCCGGCGACGTCTGCAGCGGTATGGCGGCGTTGATCTGCGCCTGGGTCAGGTTGAGGTATTGCGGGTGAACAAAGACGATGCCGGCGACCGCGTTCAGGTCGGAGATGAGATTGAGCGGGTACTTCGGGAAATCGGCGAAGCCGTCGTACTCGAGCGTGTAATTGCGGACCGGGTAGATGGTGTCCGATGGTGTGGCGCCGTAGAACTCCAGACCCAGGCTCGACATGACCAGACCCGGGAACCGGGACAGGAGACCGCCGTTCGGGTTCATCTCGTTGCCGGTCAGGACGAAGTTCAGCATGTTCGCCGGGGGAGGGGTGGCGCCGAAACTCGACAGACCCGCCGCGAGGTTGCGCATGTACAGCGACGAGATGACGGCGCTTTGTGAGACGCCGAAGACGGTGACCGACTGGTTCAGATCGTGAATCTGGTGGTAGACGGCGTTGTCCATGGTGGTGAGACCGATCTGGACCGATTTGTTGAAGTACAGACTGCGGACGCCGGTCAGCGGGTAAAGCTCTTCGGGTGTGTTCAGCCCTTGCAGTTGTGCAACGGTAGTGCCGATGTAGTTGTTCGCCTTCTGCAGGAACTCCGCCGTGACGATCGGAACGCCGGTGCCGCTGAGAACCAGCGAGATGTCGTTGGGCACCCAGGGGATCGCTGCCGCGGTCGCCGCCTGCGTGGTCGGCGCGAACGCTCCGCCCAGTGCTGCGGCGGCGGCCGTCTCGGCTTGCGCGTAGACCGAACCCGCCGCCGCCAGCGTCCGCTGGAATTCACCGTGGAACGCCTCGAATTGCCTTACCACGTCCTGGTATTCGCGCCCGAACGTGCCGAACAGCTGGGCGATCGCCGCGGACACCTCGTCGCCTGCCGCCGCCAGCAGGCTCGACGTCGGTGTGGCCGCGGCCGCGCTGGCCGCGCTCAGTGCCGCGCCGATCCCTTCGATGTCGGTGGCAGCCGCCACCATCGCCTGTGGCTCCGCCAGCAAAAACGACATACGTGCAGTCCCTTCCCCTCGACCCCCCGCAAGCTTTGCGCAAGCGTAAAGGGGACCTTCCGAAACTGTCTGGCGTTTACGCCATTCGGCCCGAAAGTCAGGGGATGAGGGCGCTGATGTCCTTGATGTTCTCGGAGATCGCCTTGGCGATGACGAGGAATTCGACGATGCCGGCGATGGTGGCCAGTCCGACGTCGGCGGCGAGCGGATATCCGATGGCGTTGATCAGGTTGCCCTGCAGCAGCTCGCTCAGGAAAAGCTGCGAGTCGTACAGCGGCATGGTGGTGGCGAAGGCGAGCGCGGTGTCGGCGGTGGGGAGCAGGACGGCGTAGTCGGTCGAGATGACCGTGGCGGCGGTGTTCACGATCTTCTCCGGCGACGGCAGCGCGGCGAGTGTCGCCATCAGGTCTGCGGGTTGCGGCGGAGTGAAGGACGGGATGGTGATCGGTTGTGCCATCAGCTTCTGCACCTCGGCGGTGAAGTCGTGGATGCCTTGTTGTGTTCCGGCGGTGAGGGCTTCGATGACAGTGCCCGGGCTGACGTCCGGGAACAAACCGAACGGGGTGCGGATGTCCGCGGGACTGGTCGAGTAGCCGTGGTACGGGTCGCCGTAGCCCAGGTTGACGATCACCTTCAGGTCGGGTTCGATCAGGGCGGCCAGCGGGTTGCCGATGACGGAGGTCAGGCGCAGCGGTGCCAGCAGCGGCAGGTTCTCGGTCGGGATCATGTAGTAGTCGGTCACGCCGGTGTAGCCAGGTGAGGTCGTCAGCTTGATGGCGCCGTCGACCTGCGGCACCGTGAGATCCAGATACTTGACGTGCACGGTCGCGATCCCCATCACCGCATTGAGGTCGGAGATGAAGTTGAGCGGATACCGCGGGAAGTCGGCGAAGCCGTCGTACACCTGGGTGTAGATGGCAGTCGGGTAGAGCGTGTCCGACGGTGTCCCGCCATAGAACGACAGACCGAGGGTCGGCAGCGTCAGACCGGGAAAACGCGCCAGCATGCCGCCGTTGGGATTCATCTCATTGCCGACGAGGACGAAGTTGAGCTTCCCCTGGTAGGGCGAACCCATGGCGGCCAGCTTCTGCATTTCCAGCGAGGCGATGATCGCGCTCTGGGAGTAGCCGAAGATGGTGAGGCTGTTTCCGGGAATGGCCAACTGCGCTTGAATCGCGTTGTCCATGATCGTCAGGCCCTCGACGACCGACTGGTTCAGCGTCATGCTCTTCACGCCGGTGATCGGATACAGGTTCTCCGGGGTGTACAGCGGTAGGCGGGCGGTGAGTGTGCGGACATAGAGTTCGTTCGCCTTCTCGACGTACGCCGCTGACGGAATGGGCACACCGGTGGGTCCGACGAACAACGAGGTCAGGTTGGCGGCGAAGGGCGGAATCGCGGCGGCGCTGGCGGCCTCGGTCTGCACATAGGCGTTCGCCGCCGCGGCCAGGGTCTGCTGGAAGCTGGTCTGGAATGCCTCGACCTGCCCGACGAGTGCCTGGAACTCCTGCCCGTGACTGCCGAACAGATTCGCGATGGCTGCCGAGACCTCGTCGGCGGCCGCGGCCAGCAGGCCGGTGGTCGGCGCTGCCGCGGCCGCGCTCGCGGCGCTGACCGTCGAACCGATGTTTCCGATGTCCGTGACTGCTGTCGTGATGACCTCCGGCGCGACAAGCAGATTCGTCATGGGCGTCTCTTCCCCCGTCGAAGACCGTGGTCTCGGTCAGATTGGCCGCCAGCGTATGACGAGGCCGCCGAATCTGTCCGGGTTTTGGCGCTATCGGGGAGCGCCGAGACTTACGGGATCAGTGCCCGGATGTCGCTGATGTTCTGTGAGATCGCCTTCGAGATGACCAGGAACTGGACGATGCCGGCAATCGTCACCAGACCGACATCGGCCGCGATGGGATATCCGATCGCGTTGACGATGTTGCCCTGCACCAGTTGCTCCAGGAAGAGCTGGGAGTCGTACAGGGGCAGCGAGGTCGCAAAGGCCAGCGCCGTATCGGCGGCCGGGAGCAGCACGGCGTAGTCGGTCGAGATGACCGTGGCGGCGGTGTTCACGACCTTCTCCGGTGACGGCAGGTTCGACAACGTGGCAATGAGGTCGGCGGGCTGCGGGGGCGTGAATGTCGGGAACTCGATCGGCTGCGCGGCCAGGGCCTGCAGTTCGGTGTGGAAGTCCTGGATCCCCTGGCGGGTTCCGTTGGCGAAAGCGTCGATCAGGGTGCTGGGACTGACGTCCGGGAAGAGCCCGAACGGGGTCTGCACGTCGGCGTAGCTGGTCGAATAACCGTAGTTGGGGTCGCCGTAACCCAGATTGACGATCACTTCCAGGTTCGGTTCGATCAGGGCGGCGAGCGGGTTCCCGATCACCGGTATCGCGCGTAGCGGCATGAGCAGCGGTAGTTCCTCGGTGGGAATCATGTAGTAGTAGGTCTTGCCGCCGTTCTCGTAATAGCCGGGCGAAGTGGGTAGTTGAACGGCGCTGTTGACTTGAGCGGCAGTCAGACTCAGGTACTTCGTGTGCACCGTGGCGATGCCCACCACCGCGTTGAGGTCGGAGATGAAGTTGAGCGGATACCGCGGGAAGTCGGCGAAGCCGTCGTACTCCTGGGTGTAGATGGCCACGTCGTAGGGCGTGTTCGACGGTGTCGCTCCGTAGAAGTCGAGACCCAGCGTCGGCAGGGTCAGGTTCGGGAAGCGGGCCAGCATGCCGCCGTTGGGGTTCATCTCGTTGCCGACCAGGACGAAGTTGAGGTCCGCCGGCGAGATCGGGAAACCCTGCGCCGCAAGCTGTTGCATGTACAGCGAGGAGATGATTGCGCTCTGCGAGTAGCCGAAAACGGTCACCGGGCCGTTTGTTATCTGATTCTGGATGTAGTTGCCCAGGATCGTCAGACCCTCGGAAACTGATTGGTTCAGCGTCAGGCTTTTGACGCCGGTGATCGGGTACAGCTCTTCGGGCGTGTAGAGGATCGGCAGGGCCTGGTTCGGGTTGTTCGCATGCACGTAAAGGAGATTCGCCAGAGTGGCGTATTCCGGCGGCGGTATCGGCACCCCGGTGGGGCCGATGAACACCGCGGTCGGAAATGTGCTGAAGGGCGGATTGGTGACCGGGAACGCCGGCGGTGGGGGTGTGAACGCCGCGGCGGCGGGCAGACCCAGGGCCCCTTGCAGGGCGGCGGCGGCCGCGGTCTCGGTGTGGGCATAGGCATTCGCCGCCGCTGCGAGGCTCTGCTGGAACTGCTCGTGATACGCCTCCACCTGGCCGATCACCGCCTGAAATTCCTGGCCGTGCGTGCCGAAGAAATTCGCGACGGCCGCGGATACCTCGTCCGCGGCGGCGGCCAGGAGGCCCGAGGTCGGTGCGGCCGCGGCCGCGCCTGCCGCCCGCACCGTTGAACCGATGCTCTCGATGTCCGTGGCGACCGATGTGATGATCTCCGGCTGTACCAACATAGACGTCATTTGCCCACCCCATCCCCCTGTGACCGCAAAAACGGTCAGTTCCCGAAGTCAGGGTATGACGCCGACGCTATGCCTGTCAGGAGTTCCCGTTCTTTGACAATCGCCTAATAGCGCATGCCGCAATACATTTGAGAATCATTGGAATTCGACGACTAACGCTTCCCGCGAAGCTCGTGCGACGTCCTAACCCACCGTGCGGGAATTCCGCTGGGAAGCCAAAGGTTCTGCGTCCAATAGCGACCGGGCCGACGGCGGGTCCCTCGATCGGGGCCGCACCGACCGGTGCGGTGTGTGCGACTTCGGAACTGGTGCAAGGGAATAGATCGACCAACACGTCGAAGGCCGAGTCCGGCTACAAGCCGATGCTCTGCAGGTCCTGAGCGATGTCCGCGGCGGCCTCCACCACCGCGATGAACTCGATCATGCCGCCCAGCGCGGCCAGCCCGGCGGTGGCGGCGAGCGGAAGTTCGATTGCGGCCCTGAGGTTGCCCTGGGCGAGCTGGCTCACGAACAGCGTGAAGTCGTACGCGGGCATGGTGGTGGCAAACGCGGTGAGCAGGTCTGCCGTCGGGAGCAGCACCGAGTAGCCGGTGGAGACCACCGATGCGAACGTGTTGGCGATGTTGACCGGCGTCGGCGGTAGGACCGGCGGCGTCGGTGGTGCGTAAGCCTGAATGAGTGGCGGGAACCCGGGCGGTTGAATTACCGGGGCCGTGGTCAGCGCGTGCGGTGCAATGGCGAGGAAGTCGTTGATGCCCTGCTGGGTCCCCCGGACCAGAGCGTCCGCGACGACGCCCGGCGGGACTTCCGGGAACAGCCCGAACGGCGTAGGCACGTCGGCGTAGCCCGTCGAGTATCCGTAGTTGGGGTCGCCGTAGCCGAGGTTCACGATCACCTTCAGGTTCGGCTGTACCAGCGCCGCAAGAGGTTCGCCGATGACGGGGATGGCGCGCACCGGGTCCAGCAGCGGAAGATTCGGGTGATCGATGATGAACCACCTGTTGCTCGTCGCGCCGGTGGTCGGCAACGGAGTGGCCGACTGGACTTGCGCGGGCGTGAGGTCGGCGTAAGTCGTGTGGACCGTGATGATGCCGAAGACGGCATTGATGTCCGACACGATATTGAGCGGGTACCGGGGGAAGTCGGCGAAGCCGTCGTACTGGAGCGTGTAAGTCGTTGTGGGATAAGGGGTATTGGGCATCGCGCCGTAGAACGGCAGACCCACGGTCGAGATGTCCAGGCCGGGGATGCGGGCCAGTATGCCCCCGTTGGGGTTCATCTCGTTGCCGGTGAGGATGAAACTGAGCTGACTGGGGAGTGGGGCGTTGGGTCCCAGCGAAGCGTAATGCCCCATCAGCAGCGACGAGATGACCGCACTCTGCGAGTAGCCGAAAACGGTGACGTGGTTGCCGGCGTGGATCTGATCCCAGACCGCGGTGTCGAGGATCTGTAGGCCCTGTTGCACCGAAGAGGCGAAGATCAACGAGCGCACGCCGGTGATCGGATACAGCTGCTCGGGAGTGACCAGCGATGTCAGAGTCGCGCCCATCGCATTGGGCTGGATGAAGAGTTTGTTGACAGCATCGAGGTAGGTCGGCCCGGGAATCGGAGTTCCGGTGCCGCCCATGGCAATTGCGATATTGTCGTTGAACACCGGCGGCAGGACGGGCGGCGCGGTCGGCTGGAAGAGCCCGCCCGTCACGCTCTGCCGAAGCTGGGCGGTGTTGATCGCCTCGGCGTTGACGTAGTAGTCGATCGTGGAGCTCAGGTTCTGAATCAGACCCTGGTACAGGGGCCCGAGCTTGGCGCTCACCGATTGGAATTCCCGGCCGAACCCACCGAAGAAGTCGGCGATCGCCGTCGACACCTCGTCGGCCGCCGCGGTCATCAGCGTGGTCGTGGGAGCTGCCGCGGCCGCGGCAGCCTCACCGATCGCCGTGCCGAGCCCGGACAACTCCGTCGCGGCGGCTGCCAATGCCGGCGGCTGCGCGAATACGTAAGACACCCTGGTGAGGGTAGAGCGGTGGCGCCACGATGTCTGGCCTTTGGCCCGACTCATAGAGCTTTGCCCGGATCAGCCCAAGAGAGCCTCTCGCAACCGGGTCACATCCGTCCCGGTGATGCCGGCGTCGCGCAGGTAGGCGTCCAGCGATCCGAACGACTCGTCGATCGTTTGCCATGCCGCCCAGAGGTATTCGGCGCGGACACCGAGAACTCCGTCGGACAGCCGCGCCTTGGTGAAGGTGACCACCTCGGGGGTCAGCTCGACGTCGGAGCGCTGCGCGATCATCTCGGCGATCTGTTGGCGCAGCTGCGGTACGGCTTCGTTGCTGCGCAGGTAGTCGGCGACGATGAGGTCGCGGTCCAGCCCGGCGGCTTCCAGGACTGTCGCGACCACGAAACCGGTACGGTCCTTGCCGGCAAAACAGTGGGTGAGCACCGGGCGACCGGCGGCCAGCAACGTGAAGACCCGGCGTACCGCGCGTTGGGCCCCGTTGCGAGTGGGGAATTCGCGGTACTCCTCGGTCATGTAGCGGATCGCGTTGGCTTCGATAGCTTCGTCGGACTCGTCGGCATCGCCTTCGGTCATCAATCGCCTGAACGCACTTTCGTGCGGGGCTTCATTGTTGTCGGAGTCATCGGCAGCGGGCTGGTCGTCGGCGAGGTCCGGGAATGGCAACAGATGGATGTCGACGCCGTCGGGCACCCGACCCGGGCCGCGCCGGCTGACCTCGCGGGTCGAGCGCAGGTCGGCGACGTCGGTGATGCCCAACCGGCGCAACACCTCCCGTCCGTCGTCGTCCAGTCCGCTCAGCTCACTGGACCGGTACAGCCGTCCGGGCCGAAGTGCCGCCGTCTGATCGGCGACATCGCGAAAGTTCCACGCCCCGGGCAGTTCCCGGGATGTCTCAGCCATGACTGGTGACCGCCGCGGCCAGGGCTGACTGCTCGCGGCCCAGCTCGGTGCGCGCGATGGTCCGCAGGTGCACCTCGTCGGGGCCGTCGAAGATACGCATCGCGCGGTGCCAGCCGTAGAGCCGGGCCAACACCGTGTCGTCGCTGACGCCGGCGGCGCCGTGTACCTGGATCGCGCGGTCGATGACGTCACACGCCACCTGCGGTGCTACCGCCTTGATCTGCGAGACCAGCAGATGCGCGGCCTTGTTGCCGTGCTTGTCGATGGTCCACGCCGCCTTTTCGCACAGCAGCCTGGCCTGGTCGATCTCGTTGCGGGACTTGGCAACCGCGTGTTGCACCAGTCCCTGGTCGGCGAGCGGGCGGCCGAACGCGATGCGGTTGTTGGCCCGGGCGACCATCAGCGCGAGCGCGCGTTCGGCTCCGCCGAGCGCGCGCATGCAGTGGTGGATGCGGCCCGGCCCGAGTCGTGCCTGAGCGATGGCGAAGCCGGCGCCCTCCTCGCCGAGCAGGTTGGTGGCCGGCACCCGCACGTTGTCGTAGACGATCTCGCAGTGGCCGTGCTGGTCCTGCCAGCCGAACACCGGCGTGGAGCGCACGACCGTCACTCCCGGGGTGTCCATCGGCACCAGGATCATGGACTGCTGCTGGTGGCTGGCCGCCTCGGGATTTGTGCGGCCCATGACGATGAGGATCTTGCAGCGTGGATCCGCCGCGCCTGACGTCCACCACTTGCGGCCGTTGATCACGTAGTCGGCGCCGTCGCGCACGATCGAGGTTTCGATGTTGCGCGCGTCGCTGCTGGCGACCGCGGGCTCGGTCATCGAGAACGCGCTGCGGATCTCCCCGTTCAGCAGCGGCTCGAGCCACTGCTTGCGCTGGGGTTCGGTGGCGAACAGGTGCAGGGTCTCCATGTTCCCGGTGTCCGGGGCCGCGCAGTTGAGCGCCTCCGGAGCGATCTCGAGACTCCAGCCGGTCAGTTCCGCCAGCGGCGCATACTCCAGGTTGGTCAGACCGGACTCGGCCGGCAGGAACAGGTTCCACAGGCCGCGTTCCCTGGCCTTGACCTTCAGGTCTTCGATGACCGGCGGGACCGTGAAGTCGCCGGGCCCGGCTTCGTGGCGGTACTTGTCGTAGTCGGCCTCTGCCGGAAAGACGTGTTCGGTCATGAAGTCGGACAGTCGTTTGTGGTAATCGCTGGCTTTGGCCGACATTGCGAAGTCCATGACCGCCACGATAGGACACCTGTCACCACCCCCCGCGAGCAGACGCAGAATCGCATGCAAGAGCACGGATTTGTGCGATTTTGTGTCTGCTCGCGGGTTGGATGGCCGGCGGGTTAAATGATGTGATGCGCCCCCCGCTTCCGCCGTTCAGCCTCGAGACAGCGCTGCAGAAAGTTCAGGCCGCCGAAGACGCCTGGAACACCTGTGATCCCGAGCGGGTGAGCCTGGCCTACACGGTCGACTCGCAGTGGCGGAACCGCGGCGAGCACATCGTCGGCCGGGCCGAGATCGTTGCCTTCCTGACCCGCAAGTGGCAACGCGAACTCGACTACTCGCTACGCAAAGGTCTGTGGAGCTTCACCGACAACCGGATTGCGGTGCGCTTCCAGTACGAGTGCCACGACCCGAGCGGCCAGTGGTACCGCAGCTACGGCAACGAACTGTGGGAATTCAGCGCGGACGGGCTGATGGCGCGCCGTGAAGCCAGCATCAACGATGTCGCGATCAATGAATCCGACCGCAGGCTGTTCGGGCCCCGCCCCGCGTCGGAGCACGGCGCGGACTTCCCGCTGTGGTGATCCGTTCTCAGACCGGCGGGTAGCTGGGCGGCGGATATCCGTTTCCGGACTCCACGCCGCGCAGGCCCCAGGTGAGATAGCTGAAGAAAAACTCGATCTCGTCGCTTCCGTCGTAGTCAGGACTCGGGTCCATCACTCCACCTCTCGACTGCCGATCGACTCCCCCATTGCGTCTGTTTCGCGAGTCTAGTCCTATCCGCGTCGGTGCGACAGGCGCGGTCCTGCCTAAACTGTCCAACTAGTTGATTGATAATCAGTCAGGTGGGGGGTCGTCCGCGCCCCTACCGGCAGTGACGAGGGTGAGTAGAGATGGCATCCGGAAGTGGCCTGACCCGCCGTGAGGAGTTGCTGGCCGTCGCCACCAAGCTGTTCGCCGCCCGCGGCTATCACGGCACCCGGATGGACGACGTCGCCGACGTGATCGGGCTGAACAAGGCCACGGTCTACCACTATTACGCGAGCAAAGCGCTGATCCTGTTCGACATCTACCGCCAGGCCGCCGAGGGAACGCTGGCCGCCGTCCACGACGACCCGTCCTGGACGGCGCGCGAGGCGCTGTACCAGTACACCGTCCGCCTGCTGACCGGCATCGCCGGCAATCCCGAACGCGCCGCCGTGTACTTCCAGGAGCAGCCTTACATCACCGAGTGGTTCACCTCCGAACAGGTGGCCGAAGTTCGGGAGAAGGAAGCTCAGGTCTACGAGCACGTGCACGGCCTGATCGACCGCGGGATCGCCAGCGGCGAGTTCTACGAGTGCGACTCGCACGTGCTGGCGCTGGGCTACATCGGAATGACGCTGGGCAGCTACCGGTGGCTACGGCCCAGTGGTCGGCGCTCGGCCAAGGAGATCGCGGCCGAGTTCAGCACCGCGCTGCTGCGTGGGCTGATTCGCGATGAGGCGATCCGCACCACCGCTCCGCTGGGTCCCTGACGGGTCAGTTGAAGATCGGCGGGATGATGTGCAGCACATCGCCCAGGACGCCGCTGAGCACGGACAGCGCGGTCACCGGCGGCTGGCTGAATTGCGGGCCGAAGTAGAAATTCAGTCCGGGATTGGTCGAGGGAACCCACGGGTACGCGTCCGGGAAGTACTCCGGTCCCCAGAGTCCGGCCTGGACGCCTATTTCCACCGCGGCGCCGTAGGGCGCCTGCAGCAGTCCCTGACCGAGGTAGTAGGCGACGGTGAACGGGTTGGGAATGTTGATCAGCCCGGCCGGGGTGGGTAGATCGGCGTAGCCGTAGTTGTAGCCGAGGTCGACCATCACCCGCAGCGGCGGCTGGATGAGGTCGGCAAGCACCGGTCCGGCGTAGGG
It contains:
- a CDS encoding TetR/AcrR family transcriptional regulator; amino-acid sequence: MASGSGLTRREELLAVATKLFAARGYHGTRMDDVADVIGLNKATVYHYYASKALILFDIYRQAAEGTLAAVHDDPSWTAREALYQYTVRLLTGIAGNPERAAVYFQEQPYITEWFTSEQVAEVREKEAQVYEHVHGLIDRGIASGEFYECDSHVLALGYIGMTLGSYRWLRPSGRRSAKEIAAEFSTALLRGLIRDEAIRTTAPLGP